A window from Litorilinea aerophila encodes these proteins:
- a CDS encoding NAD(P)/FAD-dependent oxidoreductase yields MDHIAVTADGQEYSSCALLVATGSRYRRLQVPGEADYIGAGVHFCATCDGPFYKGGHVAVVGGGNSATEESLLLTKFADQVTMIVRDGSFKASPVIQEKVLGDPKIRVLWHTEVVEFQGRGGKLTHLVLKNNQSGQESTLAVDGAFIFIGLTPNTAFLRESPVRLNPWGFIVTGHDLVHDGTRPPGFETRDPGLLETSVPGIFAAGDVRAGSTKQVASAAGEGATAALLIREYLKTV; encoded by the coding sequence GTGGACCACATCGCAGTGACGGCCGACGGCCAGGAGTACAGCAGCTGTGCTCTGCTCGTGGCCACCGGTAGCCGCTACCGACGCCTCCAGGTGCCGGGTGAAGCCGACTACATCGGCGCAGGTGTCCACTTCTGTGCCACATGCGACGGCCCTTTTTATAAAGGGGGGCATGTGGCCGTCGTAGGTGGCGGCAACAGCGCCACCGAAGAAAGCCTGCTTTTGACAAAATTTGCTGATCAGGTCACTATGATAGTTCGTGACGGGTCCTTTAAGGCCAGTCCAGTCATCCAGGAGAAGGTGCTGGGGGACCCCAAGATCCGGGTGCTGTGGCATACCGAAGTCGTGGAATTCCAGGGCCGTGGCGGCAAGTTGACCCACCTGGTGCTCAAAAACAACCAGAGCGGTCAAGAGAGCACCCTGGCCGTGGACGGGGCCTTCATCTTCATTGGCCTGACGCCCAATACGGCCTTCCTGCGAGAAAGCCCGGTGCGCCTCAACCCATGGGGCTTCATCGTCACTGGCCACGATCTGGTCCACGACGGCACACGTCCTCCGGGATTCGAGACACGGGATCCGGGCCTGCTGGAGACCAGCGTTCCTGGCATCTTCGCAGCCGGGGATGTGCGGGCCGGCAGCACCAAGCAGGTGGCCAGCGCAGCCGGAGAAGGGGCCACCGCTGCACTTTTGATCCGGGAATACCTGAAAACCGTTTGA
- the queA gene encoding tRNA preQ1(34) S-adenosylmethionine ribosyltransferase-isomerase QueA, producing the protein MKTALFDYDLPPELIAQEPAEPRDSSRLMVLHRADGRIEHRRFRDIGDYLRAGDLLVANDSRVIPARLHGHKSTGGKVEIFLLRKLDQAGSEWECLTRGRNLVAGVQVQVEPLASGEEEPAPPVEATIVAVNPSGTRVVRFAQPISPYLHQLGEIPLPPYITAYQGDRERYQTVYSRPEGSVAAPTAGLHFTPELLVALRKQGVGFETVTLHVGLDTFKPVEAEEVEKHTIHTEWAELSADTARRINQVSLQGGRIVAVGTTTVRTLEWAATGAQGIDPYDPQACPWQRTAAFAGPVDLYIYPGYRFRAVDGLITNFHLPRSSLLMLVSAFVGQHHPEDLDWGRRTLLAAYEVAKQEGYRFYSFGDAMLIL; encoded by the coding sequence ATGAAGACTGCCTTGTTCGACTATGATCTGCCCCCCGAGTTGATCGCCCAGGAGCCGGCCGAGCCCCGGGACAGCAGCCGCCTGATGGTCCTCCATCGGGCGGATGGCCGCATTGAGCACCGCCGCTTTCGGGACATTGGCGACTACCTGCGGGCAGGAGATCTGCTGGTGGCCAACGACAGCCGGGTCATTCCGGCCCGACTCCACGGCCACAAGTCCACCGGCGGCAAGGTGGAGATCTTTCTCCTCCGCAAGCTGGACCAGGCGGGCAGCGAGTGGGAATGCCTCACCCGGGGGCGCAACCTGGTGGCAGGCGTCCAGGTACAGGTGGAGCCCCTGGCGAGCGGAGAAGAGGAACCCGCGCCGCCTGTGGAAGCCACCATCGTGGCAGTGAATCCCTCGGGCACCCGGGTGGTGCGCTTCGCCCAGCCCATCAGCCCATACCTGCACCAGTTGGGGGAGATTCCCCTGCCGCCCTATATCACGGCCTACCAGGGCGACCGGGAGCGGTACCAGACGGTCTACAGCCGGCCGGAGGGGAGTGTGGCCGCGCCCACGGCGGGCCTGCACTTCACGCCAGAGCTCCTGGTGGCCTTGCGAAAGCAGGGCGTCGGCTTTGAGACCGTGACCCTACACGTGGGATTGGACACCTTCAAGCCGGTGGAAGCGGAGGAAGTCGAAAAGCACACCATCCACACCGAATGGGCGGAATTAAGTGCCGATACAGCCCGGCGGATTAACCAGGTTTCGCTTCAAGGTGGGCGGATCGTGGCAGTGGGCACCACCACCGTGCGCACCCTGGAATGGGCGGCCACAGGGGCCCAGGGTATCGACCCGTACGATCCCCAGGCCTGTCCGTGGCAGCGCACAGCCGCCTTTGCCGGGCCGGTGGACCTGTACATCTACCCGGGCTACCGCTTCCGGGCGGTGGACGGGCTGATTACCAACTTCCATCTGCCCCGCTCCAGCCTCCTGATGCTGGTGAGCGCCTTTGTGGGGCAGCACCATCCAGAGGATCTGGACTGGGGACGACGCACCCTGCTGGCTGCGTATGAGGTGGCCAAGCAGGAAGGGTACCGGTTCTACAGCTTTGGCGATGCCATGCTGATCCTCTGA
- a CDS encoding gamma-glutamyl-gamma-aminobutyrate hydrolase family protein: MNKAASEDVLCIGVTVRKGTPEWIEENSRHYLNVLAAYGATAVVLSPDQPATLPDGQRFAPDATGRLPDAILDHLDGLILSGGGDVHPRYFNQPLNGAEPEQIDLARDELELNLARGALGRDLPIFGICRGCQVLNVAAGGAMRQHLDGHRSPKEDPVFHPVAIQAGTRLHALVGRNEIQVNTYHHQGVDHESLAPIFVPAGVALPDTWLVEAFESPVHGWVLGVQWHPERLFELSDDHRRLWEGFLQACRQTARRREVRNPEAKLKQ; this comes from the coding sequence ATGAACAAAGCGGCCAGCGAAGATGTTCTGTGCATCGGCGTAACCGTGCGCAAAGGGACGCCAGAGTGGATTGAAGAAAACAGCCGGCACTACCTGAACGTGCTGGCAGCATACGGCGCGACAGCCGTGGTCCTCTCACCGGACCAGCCGGCGACCTTGCCAGATGGACAGCGCTTTGCACCGGACGCCACGGGACGTCTGCCCGACGCAATCCTGGATCATCTGGACGGGCTGATCCTGTCGGGCGGGGGCGACGTCCACCCCCGCTATTTCAACCAGCCCCTCAACGGCGCTGAGCCTGAACAGATCGACCTGGCCCGAGACGAGTTGGAGCTAAACCTGGCCCGGGGCGCCCTCGGCCGGGACTTGCCCATCTTCGGCATCTGCCGCGGGTGCCAGGTCCTTAACGTCGCGGCCGGCGGCGCCATGCGCCAGCACCTGGATGGACACCGCTCGCCCAAGGAAGACCCGGTCTTCCACCCAGTGGCCATCCAGGCTGGAACCCGCCTCCACGCCCTGGTGGGCCGGAACGAGATCCAGGTCAACACCTACCATCACCAGGGCGTAGACCATGAGAGCCTGGCCCCCATCTTTGTACCTGCCGGGGTGGCATTGCCGGATACGTGGCTGGTGGAGGCCTTCGAAAGCCCGGTCCATGGCTGGGTCTTGGGGGTCCAGTGGCATCCGGAGCGCCTGTTTGAGCTCAGCGACGACCATCGCCGCCTGTGGGAAGGCTTTCTCCAGGCCTGCCGGCAGACCGCCCGCCGCCGGGAGGTCCGAAACCCGGAAGCCAAACTGAAGCAGTGA